A genomic region of Haliotis asinina isolate JCU_RB_2024 chromosome 1, JCU_Hal_asi_v2, whole genome shotgun sequence contains the following coding sequences:
- the LOC137292288 gene encoding sodium/potassium-transporting ATPase subunit alpha-like yields MASSKVSKANQPRAESYRYAVTPSENDDKKKSKKEKKKENLDELKQELEMEEHKIPLEELYERLGTDPNMGHSIERAKEILLRDGPNMLTPPKTTPEWVKFCKTLFGGFSLLLWIGAILCYIAYSIQAGAMEDPPGDNLYLGIVLTAVVVVTGCFSYYQEAKSSKIMDSFKNMVPQFAVAIRAGQKHNIHAEELVLGDIIDVKFGDRVPADIRVITAHSFKVDNSSLTGESEPQTRTPDFTHENPLETRNLAFFSTNAVEGDCRGIVVRTGDKTVMGRIANLASGLEVGETPIAKEIAHFIHIITGVAVFLGVSFFIIAFILGYFWLDAVIFLIGIIVANVPEGLLATVTVCLTLTAKRMASKNCLVKNLEAVETLGSTSTICSDKTGTLTQNRMTVAHMWFDGRIVEADTSDDQSNATYSRTDLTWMNLARIAMLCNRAEFKLGQEDTPILKRECNGDASESALLKCVELSIGNVTEFRRRNKKITEIPFNSTNKYQVSIHETEDPNDPRYLLVMKGAPERIMDRCSTVLLNGKEQPIDDSFREAFNAAYLELGGLGERVLGFCDYFLPIDQFAPGFSFDPDGPNFPITGLRFVGLMAMIDPPRAAVPDAVGKCRSAGIKVIMVTGDHPITAKAIAKGVGIISEGSKTVEDIAAERGIPVEEVDPREAKAAVVHGADLRDMTPAQIDEILRNHGEIVFARTSPQQKLIIVEGCQRQGAIVAVTGDGVNDSPALKKADIGVAMGIAGSDVSKQAADMILLDDNFASIVTGVEEGRLIFDNLKKSIAYTLTSNIPEISPFLLFILADIPLPLGTITILCIDLGTDMVPAISLAYEQAESDIMKRQPRDPVKDKLVNERLISMAYGQIGMIQASAGFFVYFVIMGENGFWMSKLLGLREEWDSLGINDLEDSYGQEWTYSQRKRLEYTCHTAFFVSIVIVQWADLIICKTRRLSLFQQGMKNHRLTFGIFFETALAAFLTYCPGLDQGLRMQHLRLSWWFPAMPFSLVIFIYDECRKFILRRNPGGFVERETYY; encoded by the exons ATGGCGTCGAGTAAGGTGTCCAAGGCAAACCAG CCACGGGCTGAGAGCTACCGCTATGCGGTCACACCCAGTGAAAATGATGATAAGAAGAAGTcgaagaaggagaagaagaaggaaAATCTTGATGAACTCAAGCAGGAGTTGGAGATGGAAGAACACAAGATTCCACTCGAGGAGCTTTATGAGCGACTTGGAACAGATCCCAATATG GGTCACAGTATTGAGAGGGCAAAAGAAATTCTGCTCAGAGATGGTCCAAATATGTTAACACCGCCTAAAACAACACCGGAATGGGTCAAATTTTGTAAAACATTGTTTGGTGGCTTCTCTCTGCTACTGTGGATTGGGGCCATTTTGTGTTATATAGCATATTCCATCCAGGCTGGCGCCATGGAAGATCCACCGGGTGATAAT TTGTATCTAGGTATAGTGTTGACGGCTGTTGTGGTTGTCACTGGATGCTTCTCATACTATCAAGAGGCTAAGAGTTCAAAGATTATGGATTCCTTCAAGAACATGGTCCCACAG TTTGCCGTGGCTATCCGAGCTGGACAGAAGCACAATATCCATGCAGAGGAGCTTGTCCTTGGAGACATCATTGATGTCAAGTTTGGAGACAGAGTCCCTGCTGATATCCGTGTGATCACAGCTCACAGCTTCAAG GTGGACAATTCTTCCCTGACTGGAGAATCTGAGCCCCAGACTCGTACTCCTGACTTCACACATGAAAACCCTCTTGAAACAAGGAACTTGGCCTTCTTTTCCACCAATGCTGTCGAGG GAGATTGCCGTGGCATTGTTGTTCGTACTGGTGACAAAACTGTAATGGGTCGTATTGCTAACCTGGCCTCTGGTCTGGAGGTTGGTGAGACTCCTATTGCTAAGGAAATTGCTCACTTCATTCATATCATCACTGGCGTGGCTGTGTTTCTTGGAGTCTCCTTCTTCATTATCGCCTTCATCTTGGGTTACTTTTGGCTGGATGCTGTCATCTTCTTGATTGGAATCATTGTCGCTAATGTCCCTGAAGGTCTGCTGGCTACTGTCACA gtttgtctgacaCTCACTGCAAAACGTATGGCCAGCAAAAATTGCCTTGTGAAGAATTTGGAGGCTGTTGAGACCCTTGGATCTACATCCACCATCTGCTCGGACAAGACTGGAACCCTGACTCAGAACAGAATGACTGTTGCCCACATGTGGTTTGATGGCCGTATTGTCGAGGCTGACACCAGTGATGATCAGTCCA aTGCCACATACAGCCGCACTGACCTCACCTGGATGAATCTGGCTCGTATTGCTATGTTGTGTAACAGAGCAGAGTTCAAACTTGGACAAGAAGACACCCCAATCCTCAAGAG AGAATGTAACGGAGATGCATCTGAATCTGCCCTGCTCAAGTGTGTTGAGTTGTCCATCGGAAATGTCACTGAGTTCCGTCGTCGCAATAAGAAGATCACTGAGATTCCATTCAACTCGACCAACAAATACCAG GTTTCCATCCATGAGACTGAGGACCCCAACGACCCACGCTATCTTTTGGTGATGAAGGGAGCTCCagagaggatcatggacagatgTAGCACAGTACTTCTGAATGGCAAAGAACAACCCATTGATGATTCTTTCCGTGAGGCTTTCAATGCTGCTTACCTTGAACTCGGAGGCTTGGGAGAGCGTGTACTCG GATTCTGTGACTACTTCCTGCCAATCGATCAGTTTGCCCCAGGCTTCAGCTTTGACCCTGATGGTCCTAACTTCCCCATTACCGGTCTGCGATTTGTTGGCCTAATGGCTATGATTGACCCTCCCCGTGCCGCTGTGCCTGATGCTGTTGGAAAATGCCGAAGTGCTGGAATCAAG GTTATTATGGTGACTGGTGACCATCCCATTACTGCCAAGGCTATTGCTAAGGGTGTCGGTATCATCTCAGAAGGAAGTAAGACTGTAGAAGATATTGCTGCTGAGAGAGGAATTCCCGTTGAAGAAGTTGATCCAAG AGAAGCAAAGGCTGCTGTTGTCCATGGCGCTGATCTCCGAGACATGACCCCAGCTCAAATTGATGAAATTCTCCGAAACCATGGTGAAATTGTGTTTGCCCGTACCTCCCCACAACAGAAACTGATCATTGTTGAAGGCTGTCAACGTCAAGGAGCTATTGTAGCTGTAACTGGTGATGGTGTCAATGATTCCCCAGCCCTGAAGAAAGCTGATATTGGTGTTGCTATGGGTATTGCTGGAAGTGACGTCAGTAAACAAGCTgctgacatgatattgctggatgatAACTTCGCCTCCATTGTTACTGGTGTTGAAGAAG GTCGCTTGATCTTTGACAACTTGAAGAAGTCAATTGCCTACACCCTTACCTCCAACATCCCTGAAATCTCACCCTTCCTGCTCTTCATCCTGGCTGACATTCCTCTGCCTCTTGGAACCATCACCATTCTCTGCATTGACCTGGGAACTGACATGGTCCCTGCTATCTCCTTGGCCTATGAACAAGCTGAGAGTGACATCATGAAGAGACAGCCTCGTGATCCAGTCAAAGACAAACTTGTAAATGAAAG ATTGATCAGTATGGCTTATGGGCAGATCGGTATGATCCAGGCATCTGCTGGATTCTTCGTGTACTTCGTGATCATGGGCGAGAATGGTTTCTGGATGAGCAAGTTGTTGGGTCTGAGAGAGGAATGGGACTCCTTGGGCATCAATGATCTTGAAGATTCCTACGGACAGGAATGG aCTTATTCTCAGAGGAAACGTCTGGAGTACACCTGCCACACTGCCTTCTTTGTGTCCATTGTGATCGTGCAGTGGGCTGATCTGATCATCTGTAAGACCAGGAGGCTGTCCTTATTCCAACAGGGAATGAA AAACCACAGACTGACTTTTGGTATATTCTTTGAGACTGCCCTTGCCGCCTTCCTGACATACTGTCCTGGTCTGGACCAGGGTCTGCGTATGCAGCACTTGAG GCTATCTTGGTGGTTCCCAGCCATGCCGTTCAGTTTGGTCATCTTTATATATGATGAATGTAGAAAGTTCATCCTGCGACGAAACCCCGGAGGATTTGTAGAGAGAGAGACATATTATTAA